One genomic segment of Sphingobacteriales bacterium includes these proteins:
- a CDS encoding sigma-70 family RNA polymerase sigma factor — protein MSERDNTSLITDAELIRQYRLSAEKEFIGILFKRYSHQVMGICLKYLKNREDSRDAVMQIFEKLFDDLQKHEIDHFKSWLLTVAKNHCLMQLRKSKHEIPVEDISIYRQEEAFMENGDDVHLNHVDNEKLRKFINHLNHEQKTCIELFYFAGKSYQEIAEMTGYELKKVKSYIQNGKRNLKIMLTENNE, from the coding sequence ATATCGGAAAGGGATAATACCTCTCTCATCACTGATGCTGAATTAATCCGTCAGTACAGGCTTTCGGCTGAAAAGGAATTCATTGGAATTTTATTTAAGCGATATTCCCATCAGGTGATGGGTATCTGCCTGAAATATCTTAAAAACAGGGAAGATAGCCGTGATGCCGTCATGCAGATTTTTGAAAAACTATTCGATGACCTGCAAAAGCATGAAATAGATCACTTTAAGTCATGGCTACTGACTGTTGCCAAAAACCATTGCCTCATGCAGCTCAGAAAGTCAAAGCACGAGATACCGGTGGAAGATATTTCCATCTACAGGCAGGAAGAGGCATTTATGGAAAACGGGGATGATGTGCATCTGAATCATGTTGACAACGAAAAACTGAGAAAATTCATCAATCATCTGAACCATGAACAAAAAACATGTATTGAGCTGTTTTATTTTGCCGGAAAATCTTATCAGGAAATTGCAGAAATGACCGGATATGAACTGAAAAAAGTGAAAAGCTATATTCAAAACGGAAAAAGAAACCTTAAAATCATGCTGACTGAAAATAATGAATAA
- a CDS encoding T9SS type A sorting domain-containing protein, whose amino-acid sequence RNVSKNSNPVFQLINNDFLNLSLKNLSAVSPAFGDVDGDGDSDLLIGLKNGRFMYYENQAKTGQSPDFVYITELPDSISAGSYATPCLIDYDGDGDDDLIAGTGKGNLVFFKNETNGGNIRFLKVTDSLGGISFSPGNQEKVFPCTGDINNDQKPDLILGTTSMGVYCVQDIVSNLFHTFELDTPDFRDYLSMEKISRSVGRQLFPAVFDVNQDGHSDLLLGNLRGGLLFYSSVPDTVNVSVREMPTYSFPAATLFPNPANEKVFLSFEKPLSEETIIYVFDLNGKKLYEKKLLKETTLTEIDTQLFPPGCYFIHIHGKKMMTTKKLLKL is encoded by the coding sequence AGAAACGTTTCAAAGAATTCAAATCCTGTTTTTCAGCTGATAAACAATGATTTTCTTAATCTATCCCTGAAAAATCTTTCTGCTGTCAGCCCTGCTTTTGGTGATGTTGACGGTGATGGAGATTCAGATTTGTTAATCGGCTTGAAAAATGGCAGGTTCATGTATTATGAAAATCAGGCAAAAACAGGTCAATCTCCTGATTTTGTTTACATTACTGAATTGCCGGATAGTATTTCTGCCGGATCTTATGCAACTCCCTGCCTGATTGATTATGATGGTGATGGGGATGATGATCTGATCGCAGGAACGGGAAAAGGAAATCTGGTATTTTTTAAAAATGAAACCAACGGGGGAAATATCCGGTTTTTAAAAGTTACAGATTCTTTAGGAGGCATCAGCTTTTCTCCCGGGAATCAGGAAAAAGTTTTTCCATGTACTGGAGATATAAATAACGACCAGAAACCAGACCTGATTTTGGGAACCACTTCGATGGGAGTGTATTGTGTTCAGGATATTGTTTCCAATCTTTTCCATACATTTGAATTGGATACCCCCGACTTCAGGGATTATCTTTCTATGGAAAAAATAAGCAGGTCGGTTGGCAGGCAATTGTTTCCGGCAGTTTTTGATGTCAATCAGGATGGGCATTCTGATCTCCTTCTCGGCAACCTCAGAGGTGGATTGCTGTTCTATTCCAGTGTGCCGGATACGGTTAATGTTTCGGTGAGAGAAATGCCGACATATTCATTTCCTGCCGCAACCCTTTTTCCCAATCCTGCCAATGAAAAAGTTTTTCTCTCCTTTGAAAAACCATTGTCTGAGGAAACAATTATTTACGTGTTTGACTTGAATGGGAAAAAGCTGTATGAAAAAAAGCTTTTAAAAGAAACAACACTGACAGAAATTGATACACAACTTTTCCCTCCCGGATGCTATTTTATTCACATTCATGGAAAGAAAATGATGACCACAAAAAAATTATTGAAATTATAA
- a CDS encoding T9SS type A sorting domain-containing protein — protein sequence MMMQKLLIFSILSLINIHFSLVYAQQFPKYYQSNLIKVFDENQIELKNPFAGGLKFPVMQNFDLNGDKIQDIVLIDRTDNKILTFINQGNMQFIYSPEYERFFPDSLASFVKFRDYNGDGKMDLFTYAISTGAGIAVYKNISNDVEGIKFKMVSPWLSSFFYGDLRLESEFNLPMFWIDIPEIIDADGDGDLDIFTFDELGGVWLQYYRNISMEVFGNKDSLKYSCIDTYWGNFYETDSSNDVVLNSVRPWGYRNYHENYDSLKTAWGVGMAKENMEHFTPKPAMKKTPVRHAGSTVMAQDMDADGDLDLIIGDVTYPMLNYLQNGKKDDNLPYDKIKKSIMFFPDYDTSVNIRNMPNVNFLDIDNDGVNDMVFSPTDMEIIDTFQSLDQIWLYLNKGSNNNVQLRFNRKDFLQGEMIDLGGPSAPALVDVDADGDLDLVVATKGDFSKTFYQSDRLVLFENTGKTDSTVFILRDLDYLGLSSRKFRDIIPSFGDVDGDQDIDLLLGQANGRLIYYQNSAGPNQPLSLSFVSDNFQNIDIGSYSAPCIHDVNRDGLADLIIGQNAGKLSFYRNTGTQGNPSFTLVSDTFGGIFIPKSDHRTTPAVADLDSNGKDDLIIGMDILNPNYAVVRGQLLFYKDISAVPGAVFEKADSLIRDFQSDQPLMYSFGNLLRPVVACLDGDQRADILLGNSRGGLLFFGTNTNVSTKITANKSLTLCSGDSITLDAGEGFDSYKWSTGATTRKITVKEAKTYSCEVRKGSFSSTAYITIRQHPGTIDADFSYQANERKVSFTALNDNIKYIHWDFGDGGFSFDLNPVHQYVQQGTYRVCMSLSDWCGAADKECQNIFVSSSLSEDQRARMVKVFPNPFDNKIIISIEAELLNNPLKITIFNSVGQVVYQKQSIDQPLFEIQTSEMQNGFYLLEIQSVDGGEKTFVKLLKM from the coding sequence ATGATGATGCAAAAGCTGTTAATATTCTCAATTTTATCACTGATCAATATTCATTTTAGCCTGGTATATGCCCAGCAGTTCCCGAAATATTACCAGTCGAACCTGATCAAGGTGTTTGATGAAAATCAGATTGAGCTGAAAAATCCATTTGCGGGTGGGCTGAAATTTCCCGTCATGCAGAACTTCGACCTGAATGGTGATAAAATTCAGGATATTGTGTTGATTGACCGTACCGATAATAAGATTTTAACCTTTATCAATCAGGGGAATATGCAGTTTATCTACAGCCCTGAATATGAAAGATTTTTCCCTGATTCTCTGGCTTCATTTGTAAAATTCAGGGATTATAATGGGGATGGGAAAATGGATTTGTTTACCTATGCCATCAGTACGGGAGCGGGTATTGCTGTTTATAAAAATATCAGCAATGATGTGGAAGGAATAAAATTCAAAATGGTATCACCATGGCTGTCTTCCTTTTTTTACGGAGATTTACGCCTTGAATCAGAGTTTAACCTGCCGATGTTCTGGATAGATATTCCCGAAATCATAGATGCGGATGGGGATGGAGACCTTGATATTTTTACCTTTGATGAGCTTGGAGGGGTGTGGTTGCAGTATTACCGGAATATCTCAATGGAAGTATTTGGGAACAAAGACAGCCTCAAGTATTCATGTATCGATACTTACTGGGGAAATTTCTACGAAACCGATTCTTCGAATGATGTTGTGCTGAATTCGGTCAGGCCATGGGGTTACCGCAATTATCACGAAAACTATGACTCGCTGAAAACTGCATGGGGTGTTGGTATGGCAAAGGAAAACATGGAGCATTTCACCCCAAAGCCGGCAATGAAGAAAACGCCTGTCCGTCATGCAGGCTCCACAGTAATGGCTCAGGACATGGATGCTGACGGAGACCTTGACCTGATTATTGGCGATGTAACCTATCCTATGTTAAATTATCTTCAGAACGGCAAAAAAGATGATAATCTGCCCTACGATAAAATCAAAAAAAGTATCATGTTTTTCCCTGATTATGATACTTCTGTCAATATACGGAATATGCCCAATGTCAATTTTCTGGATATTGATAATGATGGGGTTAACGATATGGTTTTTTCCCCAACGGATATGGAAATTATCGATACCTTTCAAAGCCTCGACCAGATATGGCTCTATCTGAACAAAGGGAGCAACAACAATGTTCAGCTCAGATTTAACCGCAAGGATTTTCTTCAGGGAGAAATGATTGATCTGGGAGGGCCTTCTGCTCCGGCACTGGTTGATGTGGATGCAGATGGAGACCTCGACCTTGTTGTAGCTACCAAAGGAGATTTTAGTAAAACATTTTATCAGAGCGACAGGCTGGTTTTATTTGAAAATACAGGGAAGACAGATTCTACTGTTTTCATTCTCAGGGATTTGGATTATCTTGGCCTATCTTCACGGAAATTCAGGGATATTATCCCCTCTTTCGGAGATGTTGACGGGGATCAGGATATTGACCTTTTACTTGGTCAGGCAAATGGACGTCTGATTTATTATCAGAACTCAGCGGGACCTAATCAGCCGCTTAGTCTGAGTTTTGTATCTGATAATTTTCAGAATATTGATATTGGCAGCTATAGTGCCCCCTGCATTCATGATGTGAATCGCGATGGCCTTGCTGACCTGATTATCGGTCAGAATGCAGGTAAACTTAGCTTTTACAGAAATACCGGTACTCAAGGTAATCCTTCTTTTACGCTTGTCTCGGATACTTTTGGCGGAATCTTTATCCCCAAATCAGATCACCGTACCACACCTGCTGTTGCCGACCTTGACTCAAACGGAAAAGACGACCTGATTATCGGAATGGATATTTTGAATCCCAATTATGCTGTAGTGCGGGGACAGTTATTGTTTTACAAAGATATTTCCGCAGTTCCGGGGGCTGTTTTTGAAAAAGCAGATTCTCTGATCCGTGATTTTCAGTCGGATCAACCGCTGATGTATTCTTTCGGAAATTTATTAAGACCTGTCGTTGCCTGTCTGGATGGCGATCAGCGGGCAGATATTCTGTTGGGAAACAGCAGGGGAGGCTTGCTCTTTTTCGGAACCAATACCAATGTTAGCACAAAAATAACGGCTAACAAATCGCTGACCCTATGTAGTGGTGACAGCATTACGCTGGATGCAGGCGAAGGTTTTGATTCCTATAAATGGAGTACTGGGGCTACGACCCGGAAAATAACCGTTAAAGAGGCTAAAACCTATTCGTGTGAGGTCAGGAAGGGCAGTTTTTCAAGTACAGCTTATATTACCATCAGGCAACACCCAGGAACAATTGATGCAGATTTTTCCTATCAGGCCAATGAACGTAAAGTCAGCTTTACGGCACTTAACGACAATATTAAATACATCCACTGGGATTTTGGAGATGGTGGTTTTTCCTTTGACCTCAATCCGGTTCATCAATATGTTCAGCAGGGAACTTATCGTGTTTGCATGAGCCTGAGCGACTGGTGCGGAGCCGCTGACAAGGAATGTCAGAATATCTTTGTTTCCAGTTCTTTGTCGGAAGATCAGAGAGCCCGGATGGTAAAGGTTTTTCCCAATCCTTTTGACAATAAGATCATTATCAGTATCGAAGCTGAATTATTGAACAATCCTTTAAAAATCACAATTTTCAATTCAGTTGGTCAGGTCGTTTACCAAAAACAATCGATAGACCAGCCGCTTTTCGAAATCCAAACTTCAGAAATGCAAAACGGATTTTATTTGCTTGAAATTCAAAGTGTTGATGGGGGAGAAAAGACTTTTGTCAAATTGTTGAAAATGTAG
- a CDS encoding MarC family protein, giving the protein MHLSLKEIFSVTLVLFAVIDILGSVPVIIEIEEKTGSRIKPGVATLAAGILMILFLFLGESILNLMGVDLSSFAIAGAIVIFFLALEMILGIHIFRERPNETSSTTIVPIAFPLIAGAGTLTTILSIRSEYLIENVIIGIIINLAFVYLTLKIIPWIQRKLGKGGTSILRRIFGIVLLSIAIKLFRTNIGF; this is encoded by the coding sequence ATGCACTTGAGTTTGAAGGAAATTTTTTCTGTTACACTGGTTCTCTTTGCAGTGATCGATATTCTGGGGTCTGTCCCTGTTATCATTGAAATTGAAGAAAAGACCGGTTCGAGAATCAAACCCGGAGTTGCCACTCTGGCAGCAGGTATCCTGATGATTCTCTTTCTGTTTCTTGGTGAGTCCATCCTCAATCTGATGGGGGTCGATTTATCTTCCTTTGCCATTGCGGGTGCGATTGTGATTTTCTTTCTGGCGCTTGAAATGATTTTAGGCATTCATATTTTCAGGGAGAGACCCAATGAAACAAGCTCTACTACCATAGTTCCCATTGCTTTTCCTCTGATTGCCGGTGCCGGTACTTTGACCACCATTCTTTCCATCCGGTCAGAATATCTGATTGAAAATGTGATTATTGGAATTATTATCAATCTGGCATTTGTTTATCTGACCCTGAAAATAATTCCCTGGATTCAACGAAAATTGGGAAAGGGTGGAACCAGTATTCTCAGGCGTATTTTTGGTATTGTACTGCTATCTATTGCTATTAAACTTTTCAGGACGAATATAGGCTTCTGA
- a CDS encoding RNA polymerase sigma factor, which produces MFSPRMYPVCLFYTKDQTEAEDVLHDGFIRVFRYIGQFEGKGSFEGWIRRVMINTALERFRTQNYLYPVEDVYQYVEDSGYENIISKITFDELLGIIRELSPQYRMVFNMYVLEDMPHKEISEKLGISVGTSKSNLSRARTILQEKIREKYQLDNKANKRVV; this is translated from the coding sequence ATGTTCAGCCCCCGGATGTATCCGGTTTGTCTGTTTTATACCAAAGACCAGACTGAGGCCGAAGATGTACTTCATGACGGATTTATCAGGGTTTTTCGCTATATCGGACAGTTTGAAGGCAAAGGCTCTTTTGAAGGCTGGATCAGAAGAGTCATGATTAACACCGCCCTTGAAAGGTTCAGGACGCAAAATTATCTGTATCCTGTCGAAGATGTTTACCAGTATGTGGAAGACTCAGGTTATGAAAATATCATCAGTAAAATAACATTTGATGAGTTGCTGGGTATAATCAGGGAATTGTCGCCACAGTACAGGATGGTGTTCAATATGTATGTTCTGGAAGACATGCCTCATAAGGAAATCAGTGAAAAACTGGGCATTTCGGTAGGCACATCCAAATCGAACCTGTCGAGGGCAAGAACTATTCTTCAGGAGAAAATAAGAGAAAAATATCAGTTAGATAATAAAGCTAATAAACGAGTCGTATGA
- a CDS encoding diacylglycerol kinase family protein: protein MPYKQPLTFKNRINSFGYAFKGIMFLIRTQENMLIHLVAAILVIIAGFIFHLNITEWCLITFAIGFVFVTEAINTAIEQFIDFINPGYHYSAGKAKDLGAGAVLLSAFTAATIGILVFLPKIIALF from the coding sequence ATGCCGTATAAACAGCCTCTTACCTTTAAAAACCGGATTAATAGCTTTGGCTATGCTTTTAAAGGAATTATGTTTCTGATACGCACACAGGAAAATATGCTCATCCACCTGGTTGCGGCCATTCTGGTCATTATTGCCGGATTTATTTTCCACCTTAATATTACAGAATGGTGCCTGATAACCTTTGCTATCGGATTTGTGTTTGTTACAGAAGCCATTAATACAGCCATCGAGCAGTTTATTGATTTCATTAATCCTGGCTATCATTACAGTGCAGGTAAGGCAAAAGACCTCGGAGCAGGTGCTGTTTTATTGTCGGCATTTACTGCTGCCACCATTGGAATTCTGGTCTTTTTACCGAAAATTATCGCTCTTTTTTAA
- a CDS encoding tetratricopeptide repeat protein yields the protein MNNKNDILKSGEWMPCPDAEVFENYLSGKLNDTEYEAFINHIQSCELCREALAGYEAMDENISVLEENNILSDEIDKRLKGGYFSGFKSKRIIYLIAASLALLLTSLLIWQVTDRKEFEVQELANTNDVLPKSVAKPQDSAANQLAFQQTAKGIQNTEAMKVVEIPDVQEQLAAVEENENESGNIAENTAEDVKNLAAEPVLVQKEAKRPEEKEVTEKPENRKAEQESIKLALTDSASQSAFYYQSAVLEYNKGNLDKALKNARQAVKFGPKNQEYLYYLALMNYHSGNFREAEQQFNQVIEKNGSNREDAEWYLALTWLKTGKTAEAKVILDKLSSKEGKYRQEAENQLKTLR from the coding sequence ATGAATAATAAAAACGACATATTGAAGTCAGGGGAGTGGATGCCATGCCCGGATGCTGAAGTATTTGAAAATTATCTGTCGGGTAAACTGAATGATACTGAATATGAAGCATTTATAAATCATATTCAATCCTGTGAACTTTGCAGGGAAGCACTGGCCGGTTATGAAGCTATGGATGAAAATATTTCTGTTTTGGAGGAAAACAATATTTTATCTGATGAAATTGATAAACGCCTGAAGGGAGGTTATTTTTCAGGTTTCAAATCAAAAAGGATTATCTATCTGATAGCCGCATCGCTTGCATTATTGTTAACCAGCCTTTTGATCTGGCAGGTAACAGACAGAAAAGAATTTGAAGTTCAGGAACTTGCAAATACAAACGATGTCCTGCCAAAATCAGTTGCGAAGCCACAGGATAGTGCTGCCAACCAGCTTGCCTTTCAGCAAACAGCAAAGGGAATACAGAATACCGAAGCAATGAAAGTGGTTGAAATTCCTGATGTTCAGGAGCAATTAGCTGCCGTGGAGGAGAATGAAAATGAGTCGGGAAACATTGCAGAGAACACTGCTGAAGATGTGAAAAATCTGGCTGCTGAACCTGTCCTTGTTCAAAAAGAAGCTAAAAGACCTGAAGAAAAAGAGGTAACCGAAAAACCGGAGAACAGGAAAGCTGAACAGGAAAGCATAAAGCTGGCATTGACTGATTCGGCTTCACAATCAGCATTTTATTATCAATCAGCTGTGTTGGAATACAACAAAGGCAATCTGGATAAAGCTTTAAAGAATGCCCGGCAAGCAGTGAAATTTGGCCCAAAGAATCAGGAATACCTGTATTACCTTGCTTTGATGAATTATCATTCCGGGAATTTCAGAGAAGCTGAACAACAATTCAATCAGGTGATTGAAAAAAATGGCAGCAACAGGGAAGATGCCGAATGGTATCTGGCACTTACCTGGCTGAAAACCGGCAAAACTGCTGAGGCAAAGGTAATCCTTGATAAATTATCGTCCAAAGAAGGGAAATACAGACAAGAGGCCGAAAATCAGTTAAAAACACTCAGATGA
- the frr gene encoding ribosome recycling factor, producing the protein MTNELLLMVLEETEENMKKTIAHFIDTMTKIRAGKASPQMISEVYVDYYGAKTPVHQMANIGTPDAKTILIQPWDKSTIPAIEKAIMAANLGFNPQNDGEIIRIPVPPLTEERRRQLVKFIHQETENNKIAIRNIRKKSMEEVKSLQKDGVPEDEVKKAETKIQDMTNNYIKNIDEITAKKEKEIMTV; encoded by the coding sequence ATGACAAATGAGCTGCTATTAATGGTATTGGAAGAGACCGAGGAAAATATGAAAAAAACCATTGCCCATTTTATCGATACCATGACAAAGATAAGAGCAGGAAAAGCCAGTCCTCAGATGATCAGCGAGGTTTATGTAGATTATTACGGAGCAAAAACACCTGTACATCAGATGGCAAATATCGGGACACCCGATGCTAAAACCATCCTCATCCAGCCATGGGATAAGAGTACGATTCCGGCCATTGAAAAAGCCATCATGGCTGCAAACCTTGGCTTTAACCCCCAGAATGACGGGGAAATCATTCGCATTCCTGTTCCACCGCTCACCGAAGAAAGAAGACGTCAACTGGTAAAATTTATTCATCAGGAAACAGAGAATAATAAAATTGCCATCCGGAATATACGAAAAAAATCCATGGAAGAAGTTAAAAGCCTTCAGAAAGATGGTGTTCCTGAAGATGAGGTCAAGAAGGCTGAAACAAAAATTCAGGACATGACAAACAACTATATTAAAAACATTGATGAAATAACTGCTAAAAAGGAAAAGGAAATCATGACCGTATGA
- a CDS encoding outer membrane beta-barrel protein: MTNEFENLDKLFRKVTEGAEKSPPPYVWDKINSGLNHLHNRRKIRMLWLSAASFALLAAFGTGYFIALNRVKQPAVAVRQEAATLQPSVAPDKFQEEVQKTTPSAPGIVLKTVKPEKKAGLFQEKNTTVNTTGNQTPVVTSQQFTEQKEYLQNQPVKVFENQNIIAENLSLVHDSINEKTEIKNADKLFEPEKKNRSGKIRITAYGTPVLAYRNISNSGSNLYTLYNTVDYSLAENSAKDDRSYYNTIESPLITFSGGMNVEFRLSNRISLTSGLHYGQYGQKNQEIFIYDDEMNAVNSIINSSAGDIQLNTTAASLQNDLLEPSYLVEKDHYGTSIYMSPSQLSTRFSFLEIPVSVRYFLSGKSDMFYGNIGIAPAVLTSNVAILEGTHDKSIGSTQQIKPLNFTGFAGFGFNYSVLEEKLKFNIEPQFRYMLSPVSSVGYIRHHPYTFGLQTGLTYSF, encoded by the coding sequence ATGACCAATGAGTTTGAAAATCTTGACAAATTGTTCCGAAAGGTAACGGAAGGTGCGGAGAAGAGTCCGCCTCCCTACGTCTGGGACAAAATTAATAGCGGGTTGAACCATCTTCACAATAGACGTAAAATCAGGATGTTATGGCTTTCAGCAGCTTCTTTTGCCTTGCTGGCAGCTTTCGGTACGGGTTATTTCATTGCCCTGAACCGCGTAAAACAACCGGCAGTGGCTGTCAGACAGGAAGCAGCCACTTTGCAGCCTTCTGTTGCACCGGATAAATTTCAGGAGGAAGTACAGAAAACTACGCCATCAGCTCCCGGTATTGTTTTAAAGACCGTGAAGCCTGAAAAAAAAGCTGGTTTGTTTCAGGAAAAAAACACAACAGTAAATACAACCGGCAATCAGACTCCTGTGGTAACCAGTCAGCAATTTACTGAACAAAAAGAATATCTGCAAAATCAGCCGGTGAAAGTGTTTGAAAATCAGAACATTATTGCGGAAAATCTATCTCTTGTACACGATAGTATAAATGAAAAAACAGAGATTAAAAATGCAGATAAACTATTTGAACCTGAAAAGAAAAACAGGAGCGGAAAGATCAGGATAACCGCTTACGGGACACCAGTGTTGGCTTACAGAAATATATCCAACTCAGGTTCAAATCTTTACACTTTATACAATACGGTGGACTACAGCCTGGCTGAGAATTCAGCAAAAGATGACCGGTCCTATTACAATACGATCGAATCCCCACTGATAACTTTTTCAGGAGGAATGAATGTCGAATTCAGGCTCAGCAACCGAATCAGTCTTACATCAGGCCTGCATTACGGACAATACGGTCAGAAAAACCAGGAAATCTTCATCTATGACGATGAAATGAATGCTGTCAATTCCATTATAAATTCCTCTGCAGGTGATATTCAGTTGAATACAACTGCCGCCTCCTTGCAAAATGATCTCCTGGAGCCATCTTATCTGGTTGAAAAAGATCATTATGGAACTTCTATTTACATGAGTCCATCCCAACTCAGCACCCGTTTCTCTTTTCTCGAAATTCCCGTTTCTGTCAGGTATTTTCTGTCAGGAAAGTCAGATATGTTTTATGGAAATATCGGTATTGCTCCGGCTGTTCTGACATCCAATGTTGCCATATTGGAAGGGACTCACGATAAAAGTATCGGCTCGACACAACAGATTAAGCCCCTGAATTTTACCGGCTTTGCTGGTTTTGGATTCAATTATTCTGTTTTAGAAGAAAAATTAAAGTTTAACATTGAGCCTCAGTTCAGGTATATGCTCAGTCCGGTTAGTTCAGTGGGGTATATCCGCCATCATCCCTACACTTTTGGGTTGCAAACAGGATTAACGTATTCCTTTTAA
- a CDS encoding carboxypeptidase-like regulatory domain-containing protein, whose protein sequence is MILLTILAFQSSLFGQEKQHHLIQFSGLIVSSDTSFPVPNAHIRIKNTRWGTISNAEGFFSIVVRENDTLSVSCVGFRNKLIVIPPGINQPSLTMVIPMYADTITFAETVVYPWPSKDKFRQAFLEIQPEATLEDLAKKNLNPATLMALSAGLPKDGPEQQHIALNNMAKSAGYLGGQTNYAIFPGSNIPVPLSLLNPFAWAELIKAIREGKFKSKD, encoded by the coding sequence TTGATCCTGTTAACTATACTTGCTTTTCAATCATCACTTTTCGGTCAGGAAAAACAGCATCATCTGATTCAGTTTTCAGGATTAATTGTGAGTTCCGATACTTCTTTTCCGGTTCCTAATGCCCATATCAGGATTAAAAATACGCGATGGGGAACCATTTCAAATGCAGAAGGTTTTTTCAGCATTGTGGTGAGAGAAAATGATACCTTATCGGTTAGCTGTGTAGGGTTTCGTAATAAGCTGATTGTCATACCACCCGGGATTAACCAGCCCAGCCTGACCATGGTGATTCCGATGTATGCCGATACCATTACTTTTGCTGAAACCGTGGTTTATCCGTGGCCATCCAAAGACAAATTTCGCCAGGCTTTTCTTGAAATCCAGCCTGAGGCTACCCTTGAAGATCTGGCAAAAAAGAACCTGAATCCGGCCACTCTAATGGCGCTTTCTGCAGGGCTGCCAAAAGACGGACCTGAACAACAGCATATTGCTTTGAACAATATGGCAAAGTCGGCAGGTTATCTGGGCGGACAAACCAATTATGCTATTTTCCCCGGCTCCAATATCCCTGTTCCCCTCTCATTGCTGAATCCTTTTGCATGGGCTGAATTAATCAAAGCCATCAGGGAAGGAAAATTCAAAAGCAAAGATTAG